From Musa acuminata AAA Group cultivar baxijiao chromosome BXJ3-8, Cavendish_Baxijiao_AAA, whole genome shotgun sequence, one genomic window encodes:
- the LOC103994231 gene encoding peroxidase 5-like — translation MALRRGATPLAIVVALCLIAATRTEAQLRVGFYCRICPKPELIVKQEVEKAVRANPGISAGLLRLHFHDCFVGSSPYGCDGSVLIDSTWRSTAEKDTLPDKSLRGFEVIDRAKRRLEAVYRGKVSCADILAFAASDSVSLVILVNLQIGGNAVQKSFYQVPAGRRDGRISRAADVIDLPPPAFNLSLLDPFFTKKGSSLDDMITLSVSYLLCPSFANRLYNYNKKASCPVEEAMPSTEQQRGAHGFIDPLHVRYQLLQEPVGEPRSVHFRSDPHVDMGHGREGEAARGQSHALLEEVCSCNGEDG, via the exons ATGGCTTTGAGAAGAGGAGCGACGCCACTTGCCATCGTCGTGGCCTTGTGCCTGATCGCAGCAACAAGAACAGAAGCCCAGCTCAGAGTGGGGTTCTACTGCCGTATCTGCCCTAAACCTGAGCTCATTGTCAAGCAGGAGGTTGAGAAGGCTGTAAGGGCTAATCCTGGCATCTCTGCCGGCCTTCTCAGGCTGCACTTCCATGACTgttttgttgggtccagcccatat GGTTGTGATGGATCGGTCCTTATCGATTCAACATGGAGAAGTACTGCAGAGAAGGATACACTCCCCGACAAAAGCCTTCGAGGATTCGAAGTCATTGACAGAGCGAAGAGAAGGTTGGAGGCTGTCTACAGAGGGAAAGTCTCGTGCGCAGACATTCTCGCGTTCGCAGCCAGCGATAGTGTT AGTCTTGTAATACTTGTCAACTTGCAAATCGGTGGTAATGCAGTACAGAAAAGTTTCTACCAAGTCCCTGCAGGACGAAGGGATGGAAGGATTTCCAGGGCTGCCGATGTGATCGATCTCCCTCCTCCAGCCTTTAACCTCAGCCTCCTCGATCCATTCTTTACCAAGAAAGGTTCGAGCCTAGATGACATGATCACACTCTCAG TTTCGTACTTATTATGCCCTTCCTTCGCCAACAGGCTCTACAACTACAACAAGAAAGCGAGCTGCCCAGTTGAAGAGGCGATGCCCTCTACGGAGCAACAGCGTGGTGCCCATGGATTCATCGACCCCCTTCACGTTCGATACCAGCTACTACAGGAACCTGTTGGTGAACCGAGGTCTGTTCACTTCCGATCAGACCCTCACGTCGACATGGGCCATGGCCGCGAAGGTGAGGCAGCTCGCGGGCAATCCCATGCTCTTCTAGAGGAAGTTTGCAGCTGCAATGGTGAAGATGGGTAA